Proteins found in one Candidatus Binatia bacterium genomic segment:
- a CDS encoding S41 family peptidase produces the protein MNRRQIFAVVVIVTALIAGTWAVGRVQETQDNTYSNIERFIQVLTKVRDHYVEPVTSDKLMDAAIRGMLRTLDPYSQYLDKEEAQRLETTTHGAFGGIGISIGIRDGWVTVISPIEGTPAWRAGIQGGDRIIKIDGTSTEGLSLDDAMKKMRGDKGTSVVLTMYREGRDKPIDFTIVRDIITIKSVPYAGMLSNGVGYIRLSNFSERSREEMDAALAKVEKENPKGLILDLRYNPGGLLSQAVEVSEEFAPRGKKIVYTRGRDPSQNKDFFSSSDQPHSRYPLVVLVNQYTASASEIVSGAVQDLDLGLVAGQTSFGKGLVQTVIPLTRSVTGPKLKLTTAKYYTPSGRCIQKDEQLKDGALAADDDDDSDTPALPDSMRAKKPKPEYHTEMGRTVFGGGGITPDVELDEVKYPRLVEDLESKQLFFKYAVHYAAKHQQAPPKYAITPAMREDFLGLLKTEKFDYDPDSLQAAQRFVDTGLRRELARRYASDEEAYHVAIEDDDQVRSAAALFDKAPTLPKLLSLASEIHKNRVKNPETPVR, from the coding sequence ATGAATCGCAGGCAAATCTTCGCGGTCGTTGTCATCGTCACGGCGCTCATCGCCGGCACCTGGGCTGTGGGGCGGGTCCAGGAGACGCAGGACAACACCTATTCCAACATCGAGCGGTTCATCCAGGTCCTCACGAAGGTCCGGGATCACTACGTGGAGCCGGTCACCAGCGACAAGCTGATGGACGCGGCCATTCGCGGGATGCTCCGCACGCTCGACCCCTACTCGCAGTACCTGGACAAGGAAGAGGCCCAGCGCCTCGAGACCACCACGCACGGCGCGTTCGGCGGGATCGGGATCTCGATCGGGATCCGCGACGGCTGGGTCACGGTGATCTCGCCCATCGAAGGCACCCCGGCCTGGCGTGCCGGCATCCAGGGCGGCGACCGGATCATCAAGATCGACGGCACCTCGACCGAAGGGCTTTCCCTCGACGACGCGATGAAGAAGATGCGCGGCGACAAGGGAACGTCGGTGGTCCTCACGATGTACCGCGAAGGGCGCGACAAGCCGATCGACTTCACCATCGTCCGCGACATCATCACCATCAAGAGCGTCCCGTACGCCGGCATGCTCTCCAACGGCGTCGGCTACATCCGCCTCTCCAACTTCTCCGAGCGCAGCCGCGAGGAGATGGACGCGGCCCTGGCCAAGGTGGAGAAGGAAAACCCCAAGGGGCTGATCCTGGACCTCCGCTACAACCCGGGTGGCCTCCTCTCCCAGGCCGTCGAGGTCTCCGAGGAGTTCGCGCCGCGGGGGAAGAAGATCGTCTACACCCGGGGGCGCGATCCCTCGCAGAACAAGGACTTCTTCTCCTCGTCGGACCAGCCGCACAGCCGCTATCCGCTGGTCGTGCTCGTGAACCAGTACACGGCGAGCGCGTCGGAGATCGTCTCGGGTGCGGTGCAGGACCTGGATCTCGGGCTGGTGGCCGGGCAGACCTCGTTCGGCAAGGGTCTCGTGCAGACGGTCATTCCGCTCACGCGGAGCGTGACCGGCCCCAAGCTCAAGCTGACGACGGCGAAGTACTACACGCCCAGCGGCCGCTGCATCCAGAAGGACGAGCAGCTCAAGGACGGCGCCCTGGCCGCGGATGACGACGACGACAGCGACACGCCGGCGCTTCCCGACTCGATGCGGGCGAAGAAGCCGAAGCCGGAGTATCACACCGAGATGGGCCGCACCGTGTTCGGCGGCGGCGGCATCACGCCGGACGTCGAGCTGGACGAGGTGAAGTACCCGCGGCTGGTCGAGGATCTCGAGTCGAAGCAGCTCTTCTTCAAGTACGCGGTCCACTACGCCGCCAAGCACCAGCAGGCGCCGCCCAAGTACGCGATCACGCCGGCGATGCGCGAGGACTTCCTCGGGCTCTTGAAGACCGAGAAATTCGACTACGATCCCGATTCGCTCCAGGCCGCACAGCGGTTCGTGGACACGGGGCTCCGCCGCGAGCTGGCGCGCCGCTACGCCAGCGACGAGGAGGCCTATCACGTCGCGATCGAGGATGACGACCAG
- the tmk gene encoding dTMP kinase — translation MRGLLLTLEGIEGSGKSTQAAALAKDLESAGVPVLLTREPGGVPVAETIRKVLLNPDSGSIQPITEVLLFMAARSEHVAQSVRPALEAGQVVICDRFTDATLAYQGGGRSVPDDLIRRLNDLSTGGIQPDRTYLLDLEVPLGAERAQRRSGAAGKDRIERSGAEFFDAVRRRYLELAAREPERFLLLRGNESIADVARLIREDAWSLIRSRALPPGGWPNPRNPK, via the coding sequence ATGCGGGGACTCCTCCTCACGCTGGAGGGGATCGAGGGCTCGGGGAAGTCCACCCAGGCCGCGGCCCTCGCGAAGGACCTCGAATCGGCCGGCGTTCCCGTGCTCCTCACCCGGGAGCCCGGCGGCGTTCCGGTCGCCGAAACCATCCGCAAGGTGCTCCTCAACCCCGACTCGGGGTCTATCCAGCCGATCACGGAAGTGCTACTCTTTATGGCAGCGCGATCGGAGCACGTCGCGCAGTCTGTCAGGCCGGCGCTGGAAGCCGGCCAAGTTGTTATATGTGACCGTTTTACTGACGCAACCCTGGCATACCAGGGAGGGGGGCGTTCCGTCCCCGACGATCTGATCCGGCGTTTGAACGATCTCTCCACCGGAGGGATCCAACCGGATCGGACGTATCTCCTCGACCTCGAGGTGCCGCTCGGCGCCGAACGGGCCCAGAGGAGGAGCGGGGCGGCAGGCAAGGATCGCATCGAGCGCTCCGGCGCCGAATTCTTCGATGCGGTGCGTCGGCGGTATTTGGAGCTCGCGGCAAGGGAACCGGAGCGTTTCCTGCTACTGCGGGGTAATGAGTCGATAGCCGACGTGGCGCGTCTAATCCGAGAGGACGCGTGGTCCCTGATCCGCAGCCGGGCCCTCCCGCCAGGCGGGTGGCCGAACCCGAGGAACCCCAAATGA
- a CDS encoding inositol-3-phosphate synthase, whose product MGKIRVGIIGVGNCASSLVQGVHYYRNAKDTDFVPGLMHVNLGGYHVRDIEFSAAIDIDKNKVGRDLSEAIYTWPNNTYKFDDVPRSGVPVARGMTHDGLGQYLSKIIQKAPGSTADIVRLLKETKTDVVVNYLPVGSEEATKWYVEQVLEAGCAFVNCIPVFIAREKYWQRRFEQKKLPVIGDDIKSQVGATITHRVLTRLFRERGVRLERTSQLNVGGNTDFLNMLERSRLESKKISKTNAVSSMLDYDLGAKNIHIGPSDYVEWLDDRKWAYIRMEGRTFGDVPLNLEMKLEVWDSPNSAGVVIDAVRCAKLALDNGLSGALIEPSAYFKKSPPVQFPDDQARQMVEDFIAKYGQKQARAKRAEAAKPVRAPRGKLKRAARRSA is encoded by the coding sequence ATGGGTAAGATTCGCGTCGGCATCATCGGCGTCGGCAACTGCGCCTCGTCGCTCGTCCAGGGCGTGCACTACTACCGGAACGCCAAGGACACCGACTTCGTCCCGGGCCTCATGCACGTGAACCTGGGCGGGTACCACGTCCGCGACATCGAGTTCAGCGCGGCGATCGACATCGACAAGAACAAGGTCGGCCGCGACCTCTCGGAAGCGATCTACACGTGGCCGAACAACACCTACAAGTTCGACGACGTCCCGCGCAGCGGCGTCCCCGTGGCGCGCGGCATGACGCACGACGGGCTGGGGCAGTACCTCTCCAAGATCATCCAGAAGGCGCCGGGCTCCACGGCCGACATCGTGCGCCTCCTCAAGGAAACCAAGACCGACGTCGTCGTGAACTACCTCCCCGTGGGGAGCGAAGAGGCGACGAAGTGGTATGTGGAGCAGGTCCTCGAGGCGGGCTGCGCGTTCGTGAACTGTATCCCGGTCTTCATCGCGCGGGAGAAGTACTGGCAGCGGCGCTTCGAGCAGAAGAAGCTCCCGGTGATCGGCGACGACATCAAGTCGCAGGTCGGCGCCACCATCACCCACCGGGTCCTCACGCGGCTCTTCCGCGAGCGCGGCGTCCGGCTGGAGCGCACCAGCCAGCTCAATGTGGGCGGCAACACCGACTTCCTGAACATGCTGGAGCGCTCGCGGCTGGAGTCGAAGAAGATCTCCAAGACCAACGCCGTCTCCTCCATGCTCGATTACGACTTGGGCGCGAAGAACATCCACATCGGTCCCAGCGACTACGTCGAGTGGCTGGACGACCGGAAGTGGGCCTACATCCGGATGGAGGGGCGCACGTTCGGGGACGTGCCGCTGAATCTCGAGATGAAGCTCGAGGTGTGGGACTCGCCCAACTCCGCGGGCGTCGTGATCGACGCGGTTCGGTGCGCCAAGCTGGCCCTGGACAACGGGCTCTCGGGCGCCCTGATCGAGCCCAGTGCTTACTTCAAGAAGTCCCCTCCGGTGCAGTTCCCGGACGACCAGGCGCGCCAGATGGTCGAGGACTTCATCGCCAAGTACGGCCAGAAGCAGGCGCGGGCGAAGCGCGCGGAGGCCGCCAAGCCGGTTCGCGCGCCCCGCGGCAAGCTGAAGCGCGCCGCGCGCCGGAGCGCGTAG
- a CDS encoding CDP-alcohol phosphatidyltransferase family protein — MNDTWKTTSRSWFHPIARWLAGRGVTPDAITVAGLAFSLLAALLLARGSFLAAAFVLAITGLCDMLDGDVARLRGATSPFGAFLDSTLDRLGEGALFGGLATYYFTRASGGAVWFRSSGVEGSFGDPDAQTLAVLALATLVLSLLVSYTRARAEGLGLECRVGIMERPERLLALMAGALLGHRFMPGVLGLLFLLTLVTVLQRVYHVRRLTRSGPA, encoded by the coding sequence GTGAACGATACCTGGAAGACCACGAGCCGGTCCTGGTTCCATCCGATCGCCCGCTGGCTGGCCGGCCGCGGTGTCACTCCCGACGCGATCACAGTGGCCGGGCTCGCTTTCTCGCTGCTCGCCGCACTCCTCTTGGCGCGCGGTTCGTTTCTCGCCGCGGCCTTCGTGCTCGCGATCACGGGCCTCTGCGACATGCTGGACGGCGACGTCGCGAGGCTGCGCGGCGCGACGAGCCCGTTCGGCGCCTTTCTCGATTCCACGCTCGACCGCCTGGGCGAGGGGGCGCTCTTCGGCGGACTGGCGACCTACTACTTCACGCGCGCTTCGGGCGGAGCGGTCTGGTTCCGCTCGAGCGGGGTGGAGGGCTCGTTCGGCGATCCCGACGCGCAGACCCTCGCCGTGCTCGCGCTGGCCACGCTCGTCCTCTCGCTGCTCGTCTCCTACACGCGGGCGCGCGCCGAGGGGCTGGGGCTGGAGTGCAGGGTCGGCATCATGGAGCGCCCGGAGCGGCTCCTGGCCCTCATGGCGGGCGCGCTCCTGGGCCACCGCTTCATGCCCGGCGTGCTCGGTCTCCTCTTCCTTTTGACCCTCGTCACCGTCCTGCAGCGCGTGTATCATGTGCGCCGATTGACACGTTCGGGTCCGGCCTGA
- the rsmI gene encoding 16S rRNA (cytidine(1402)-2'-O)-methyltransferase, with the protein MSPGAEPSPGTLYLVGTPIGNVEDLSPRAQRLLGAVDVIAAEDTRHTKGLLDRFGIRTSMLSYHDHNKDGRTPELIARLQEGASVAIVSDAGSPGISDPAFTLVRAAAAAGLEVVPIPGPSSAVCALEVSGLPTDRFAFEGFLPRKPGKRRARIEELRDDPRTLIFFESPYRLRAALADLAAAWGDRPASVSRELTKKFEETRRGTLRELLAWVESSPPRGEFVLVVGGAPRDRGEDEEERA; encoded by the coding sequence ATGAGCCCCGGCGCCGAGCCCTCGCCGGGCACGCTCTACCTGGTCGGGACGCCGATCGGAAACGTCGAGGACCTCTCGCCGCGCGCGCAGCGCCTGCTCGGCGCCGTGGACGTCATCGCCGCCGAGGACACGCGCCACACGAAGGGGCTCCTCGACCGCTTCGGCATCCGGACGTCGATGCTCTCCTATCACGACCACAACAAGGACGGGCGCACGCCCGAGCTGATCGCCCGGCTCCAGGAGGGCGCCTCGGTCGCGATCGTCTCCGACGCGGGCTCGCCGGGGATCTCCGATCCGGCCTTCACCCTGGTGCGCGCCGCGGCGGCCGCGGGCCTCGAGGTGGTTCCCATCCCCGGCCCCTCCAGCGCGGTCTGCGCGCTCGAGGTGTCGGGGCTTCCGACCGACCGCTTCGCGTTCGAGGGCTTCCTGCCGCGCAAGCCGGGGAAGCGCAGGGCCCGGATCGAGGAGTTGCGCGACGACCCGCGGACCCTCATTTTCTTCGAGTCGCCGTATCGCCTGCGCGCCGCGCTCGCCGATCTCGCGGCGGCCTGGGGCGACCGGCCAGCGTCGGTCTCGCGCGAGCTGACGAAGAAGTTCGAGGAGACGCGCCGCGGCACGCTGCGCGAGCTCTTGGCATGGGTGGAGTCCTCACCGCCGCGCGGCGAGTTCGTGCTGGTGGTGGGAGGGGCGCCGCGGGATCGCGGGGAGGACGAGGAGGAGCGCGCGTGA
- a CDS encoding GntG family PLP-dependent aldolase, with product MQPIEDDLTTSYVDLRSDTVTRPTYAMRRAMAEAEVGDDVFDDDPTVRRLEEEVAALLGKEAAVFVPTGCMGNEIAVATSTRRGDAILLERDSHLVYHEGEAITELLGRRFRFLHGDRGRIAPEQVARPPAGPEPIGLVSVEQTQNWGSGAIYPLARLQGVRQAARAGGLPVHLDGARLWNASAATGIDPAEYAACADTVMTCFSKALGAPMGSAVSGSAAQIAEARRMRALFGGAMRQVGIVAAGALHALRHHRDRLPEDHARARRLALAIAEIPGLRIDPERVETNIVIAEVEGGEALLPRFMERLEAEGVKVLDFGGPGCFRAVTHLDVDDAALERAIAAMRSAAGAALAR from the coding sequence ATTCAACCAATCGAGGACGATCTGACAACGTCTTACGTCGACCTGCGGAGCGACACCGTCACGCGTCCGACCTATGCGATGCGCCGCGCCATGGCCGAGGCGGAGGTGGGGGACGACGTTTTCGACGACGATCCGACCGTGCGGCGGCTGGAAGAGGAGGTCGCGGCGCTCCTTGGGAAGGAGGCCGCCGTCTTCGTTCCGACCGGCTGCATGGGGAACGAGATCGCCGTCGCCACCTCCACGCGGCGGGGCGACGCCATCCTCCTCGAGCGCGACAGCCATCTCGTCTACCACGAGGGGGAGGCCATCACCGAGCTCCTCGGCCGCCGCTTCCGCTTCCTTCACGGCGACCGCGGCCGCATCGCGCCGGAACAGGTCGCCCGCCCGCCGGCCGGTCCCGAGCCGATCGGCCTCGTCTCCGTCGAGCAGACCCAGAACTGGGGCTCCGGCGCGATCTATCCGCTCGCCCGCCTTCAGGGCGTCCGCCAGGCGGCGCGCGCCGGAGGCCTTCCCGTGCACCTGGACGGGGCGCGGCTCTGGAACGCGTCGGCCGCCACCGGGATCGATCCCGCCGAGTACGCCGCGTGCGCCGACACCGTGATGACCTGCTTCTCCAAGGCGCTCGGCGCCCCGATGGGCTCCGCCGTGTCGGGGAGCGCCGCGCAGATTGCCGAGGCGCGCCGGATGCGCGCCCTCTTCGGCGGCGCGATGCGCCAGGTCGGCATCGTGGCCGCGGGCGCGCTCCATGCGCTCCGGCACCATCGCGACCGGCTGCCCGAAGACCACGCGCGGGCCCGCCGGCTCGCGCTGGCGATCGCGGAGATTCCGGGGCTCCGTATCGATCCGGAGCGCGTCGAGACGAACATCGTCATCGCGGAGGTAGAAGGCGGCGAGGCGCTGCTTCCCCGCTTCATGGAGCGGCTGGAAGCCGAAGGGGTGAAGGTGCTCGACTTCGGCGGTCCGGGCTGTTTCCGCGCGGTCACCCACCTGGACGTGGACGACGCGGCGCTCGAGCGGGCGATCGCGGCGATGCGGAGCGCGGCGGGCGCGGCGCTCGCCCGATGA
- a CDS encoding zinc metallopeptidase — translation MFLPFWDPTMILLIPAMILAFYAQWKVQSTYRKFSEIASASGRSGREIAELILRQNGISDVEVEEGSGFLSDHYDPLSKRVRLSPHNYSEPSISALAVSAHEVGHAIQHAQGYMPLKFRTAIFPLANIGTSLSWIFIIAGLLFAPGFQVAGVSLLDVGILLFSFAVVFQLVTLPVEFDASSRALVQLNRLGLVSPAEQDGAKRVLSAAALTYVAAAASAVLQLVRLLILRDRRN, via the coding sequence ATGTTCCTTCCGTTCTGGGATCCGACGATGATTCTGCTGATCCCGGCGATGATCCTGGCCTTCTACGCGCAGTGGAAGGTGCAGTCGACGTACCGAAAGTTCAGCGAGATCGCTTCCGCCAGCGGCCGGAGCGGCCGCGAGATCGCGGAGCTGATCCTTCGTCAGAACGGGATCTCGGACGTCGAAGTCGAGGAGGGCAGCGGCTTTCTCTCGGACCACTACGATCCGCTGAGCAAGCGGGTGCGCCTCTCGCCGCACAACTATTCCGAGCCCTCCATCTCGGCGCTCGCGGTCTCGGCGCACGAGGTGGGGCACGCCATCCAGCACGCGCAGGGCTATATGCCGCTCAAGTTTCGGACGGCCATCTTCCCGCTCGCGAACATCGGCACCAGCCTCTCCTGGATCTTCATCATCGCCGGGCTCCTCTTCGCGCCGGGCTTCCAGGTGGCCGGCGTCAGCCTCCTGGACGTGGGCATCCTGCTCTTCTCCTTCGCCGTGGTCTTCCAGCTCGTGACGCTGCCCGTCGAATTCGACGCGAGCAGCCGGGCGCTGGTCCAGCTGAACCGGCTGGGCCTGGTGTCTCCCGCGGAGCAGGACGGCGCCAAGCGGGTATTGAGCGCGGCGGCTCTGACCTACGTGGCCGCGGCGGCCTCGGCCGTCCTCCAGCTCGTGCGTCTCCTGATCCTGCGCGACCGGCGGAACTGA
- a CDS encoding HU family DNA-binding protein: MTKADIVDEISERTGLTKKDVADTVDEFLEAVSRALASGKHIEIRGFGTFKVKDRKSRLARNPRTGESVPVPPRRVPVFKVSKELKDIVAQI; the protein is encoded by the coding sequence ATGACCAAGGCAGATATCGTAGACGAGATCTCCGAGCGTACCGGTCTCACGAAGAAAGACGTGGCGGACACGGTCGACGAGTTCCTCGAGGCCGTTTCGCGCGCTCTCGCTTCGGGAAAGCACATCGAGATCCGCGGATTCGGGACCTTCAAGGTGAAGGATCGGAAATCGCGTCTGGCGCGAAATCCCCGGACCGGGGAGTCGGTGCCCGTTCCTCCCCGGCGCGTGCCTGTCTTCAAGGTATCGAAGGAGTTGAAGGACATCGTCGCCCAGATCTAG
- a CDS encoding peptidase, producing MTRARPRRRVLLFFIDGIGVGSSDASINPLVSLDRPVLRLTERETPRSAAAGAPASARGVDASLGIPGLPQSATGQTTILTGVNAPAAMGRHVSGLPGPTLRRILAESSLLKELAERGLDATFLNAFGPRFFEAEPRHRRLSATTLATLAAGVKLRTWEDLTEGRAVVHDLTHWRMRDYGFDLPRREPEEAGAIIAREAMRADFSLFEYFETDRAAHAMDRAAADRCLDDLSAALETVLSQADLRELLVLVVSDHGNLEDLRVKTHTKNPAFFAAWGAWDGLPEPRSLLDIAPLVREALGATAGA from the coding sequence GTGACTCGCGCGCGCCCGCGCCGTCGGGTTCTCCTCTTCTTCATCGATGGGATCGGGGTCGGCTCGAGCGACGCCTCGATCAACCCCCTCGTCTCGCTCGACCGTCCCGTGCTCCGCCTGACCGAACGTGAAACGCCGCGTTCCGCGGCCGCGGGCGCTCCCGCCAGCGCCCGGGGCGTGGACGCCTCGCTGGGCATCCCCGGGCTCCCCCAGAGCGCGACGGGGCAGACCACGATCCTCACCGGCGTGAACGCGCCCGCGGCGATGGGACGGCACGTCTCGGGCTTACCCGGACCGACCCTCCGGCGGATCCTGGCCGAGAGCTCCCTTCTGAAAGAGCTGGCCGAGCGTGGACTCGACGCCACGTTCCTGAACGCGTTCGGGCCGCGCTTCTTCGAGGCCGAGCCGCGGCATCGCCGCCTCTCGGCGACCACGCTGGCGACCCTGGCCGCGGGCGTGAAGCTGAGGACCTGGGAGGATCTGACGGAGGGGCGCGCGGTCGTGCACGACCTCACCCACTGGCGCATGCGCGACTACGGCTTCGATCTCCCGCGCCGCGAGCCGGAGGAGGCGGGCGCGATCATCGCGCGCGAGGCGATGCGGGCCGACTTCTCGCTGTTCGAATACTTCGAGACCGACCGCGCCGCGCACGCGATGGACCGCGCGGCCGCCGACCGCTGCCTGGACGACCTGAGCGCCGCGCTCGAGACGGTGCTGAGCCAGGCCGATCTTCGCGAGCTTCTCGTGCTCGTCGTGAGCGACCACGGAAATCTGGAAGACTTGCGGGTGAAGACGCACACGAAGAATCCGGCCTTCTTCGCGGCGTGGGGGGCATGGGACGGCCTCCCGGAGCCGCGAAGCCTGCTCGATATCGCTCCGCTGGTCCGGGAGGCCCTGGGCGCTACTGCAGGCGCTTGA
- a CDS encoding peptidylprolyl isomerase has product MTHHPHTSPPRAAVLAALLLIPALGCAKTEHSAATVSSDSTAPPAKETPMAAAPTPTPSGTTMPAPAHITVQHILIGFSGSVPGKNITRSRDEAKKLAYEILERAKKGEDYDALVEKYTDDSPPGIYKMSGTGVPPAQGEYSRDSMVPAFGNVGFKLQVGEIGIADYDQTASPFGYHIIKRLQ; this is encoded by the coding sequence ATGACTCACCATCCGCACACGTCACCGCCGCGCGCCGCCGTCCTGGCCGCCCTGCTTCTCATCCCGGCGCTCGGCTGCGCCAAGACCGAGCACTCGGCGGCGACGGTGAGCAGCGACTCGACCGCCCCGCCCGCGAAGGAGACTCCCATGGCTGCGGCCCCGACCCCGACGCCGAGCGGTACGACGATGCCCGCGCCGGCGCACATCACCGTGCAGCACATCCTGATCGGTTTCTCGGGATCGGTCCCGGGGAAGAACATCACCCGGAGCCGCGACGAGGCGAAGAAGCTGGCCTACGAGATCCTCGAGCGCGCGAAGAAGGGCGAGGACTACGATGCGCTCGTGGAGAAGTACACGGACGATTCCCCTCCGGGGATCTACAAGATGAGCGGAACCGGCGTGCCGCCGGCGCAGGGGGAGTATTCCCGCGACTCGATGGTGCCCGCCTTCGGCAACGTGGGATTCAAGCTGCAGGTGGGCGAGATCGGGATCGCCGATTACGATCAGACGGCGAGCCCCTTCGGCTACCACATCATCAAGCGCCTGCAGTAG
- a CDS encoding arginine decarboxylase, pyruvoyl-dependent produces the protein MKRTTDPNPPGASAVETGGPGGFPEVERRAPLAGLSLVPTKIFFTKGVGSHRDELRSFELALKDAGIEKLNLVHVSSIFPPNCKIIPKDEGFKLIAPGSIAFCVMARIASNEMRRLIAASIGCALPADKNRYGYLSEHHAYGQTDEVAGDFAEDMAASMLASTLGVEFDENANWDEKEQVFKISGEIVRTFNVTQSAVISAKGFTTVLASAVLIF, from the coding sequence ATGAAGCGAACCACCGATCCCAATCCGCCGGGCGCCTCGGCCGTCGAAACCGGCGGACCGGGAGGATTCCCCGAAGTCGAGCGGCGCGCCCCCCTGGCGGGCCTGTCGCTCGTCCCGACGAAGATCTTCTTCACGAAGGGCGTCGGGAGCCATCGCGACGAGCTCCGGTCGTTCGAGCTGGCGCTGAAAGACGCCGGGATCGAGAAGCTGAACCTGGTCCACGTCTCGAGCATCTTTCCGCCGAACTGCAAGATCATCCCCAAGGACGAGGGGTTCAAGCTGATCGCCCCGGGGAGCATCGCCTTCTGCGTCATGGCGCGGATCGCGTCGAACGAGATGCGCCGCCTCATCGCGGCCTCGATCGGCTGCGCGCTGCCCGCCGACAAGAACCGCTACGGCTACCTGAGCGAGCACCACGCGTACGGGCAGACCGACGAGGTGGCGGGCGACTTCGCCGAGGACATGGCGGCGTCCATGCTCGCGTCGACCCTCGGCGTCGAGTTCGACGAGAACGCCAACTGGGACGAGAAGGAGCAGGTCTTCAAGATCTCGGGCGAGATCGTCCGCACGTTCAACGTGACCCAGTCCGCCGTCATCTCCGCCAAGGGGTTCACGACGGTCCTGGCGTCGGCGGTTCTCATCTTCTGA
- a CDS encoding YbbR-like domain-containing protein — translation MAARIREILFGNLGLKLASLVLALLLYAHVVTEQQRESILQIPLTLTGLPDSLAVSGHPPERVGVKIRGKWKDLIRLGLTSPYLPVDLAHAAPGPFRSTITADDVAGKALPPELSKLVAVTEVEEPRAVDLVIEPKRQKRVRVALRLTGAPAAGYELSGPAVAVPESVEVRGPRSVVGPLDSLSTLPIDITGEREKIQRQVEIDPGPLRLSVEPRRCLVTVRFAKTAADEAPPGTPGGS, via the coding sequence ATGGCGGCCCGCATCCGCGAAATCCTCTTCGGGAATCTCGGGCTGAAGCTGGCGTCGCTGGTGCTGGCGCTCCTGCTCTACGCGCACGTCGTGACCGAGCAGCAGCGCGAGTCGATCCTCCAGATCCCGCTCACGCTGACCGGCCTTCCCGACTCGCTCGCCGTGAGCGGGCATCCGCCCGAGCGGGTCGGCGTGAAGATCCGGGGGAAGTGGAAGGATCTGATCCGCCTGGGGCTCACCAGCCCCTACCTGCCCGTGGACCTGGCGCACGCCGCGCCGGGGCCGTTCCGCTCGACGATCACCGCCGACGACGTGGCGGGGAAAGCGCTCCCGCCCGAGCTCTCCAAGCTCGTCGCCGTGACCGAGGTGGAGGAGCCGCGGGCCGTGGACCTGGTCATCGAGCCGAAGCGCCAGAAGCGCGTCCGGGTGGCGCTGCGCCTGACCGGCGCGCCGGCCGCGGGGTACGAGCTCTCGGGGCCCGCCGTCGCCGTTCCGGAGTCGGTGGAGGTCCGGGGGCCCCGGTCGGTCGTGGGGCCGCTCGACTCCCTCAGCACGCTTCCAATTGACATCACGGGAGAACGCGAGAAAATCCAGCGCCAGGTCGAGATCGATCCTGGCCCGCTGCGGCTCTCGGTCGAGCCGCGCCGCTGCCTCGTGACCGTCCGCTTCGCGAAGACCGCCGCCGACGAGGCGCCGCCCGGAACTCCCGGCGGCTCCTGA
- a CDS encoding DNA glycosylase, producing MLHRLPVKGPLDLALTFACGQAFRWRLEDGTWSGVVAGAEARITWEEPGSALRIDTRGADPGAAAWVRYLRLDEDPRVHLEGAEPLRALPGFEPLLGLRLLRQEPWEALASFIGSAAANIPKITAGVEGLAARFGPPIAGSDRRAFPPAAAIARRRERDLRAVGLGFRAPYLLQTARRLDSAPLDWDALREGPIEEARARLIELPGVGAKIADCVLLFGLGRLDAYPVDRWIRRATLELAGRTRANDRELEAWARRLGPGRGYLQQILFHLRRTGGPFPPLDP from the coding sequence GTGCTCCACCGCCTCCCCGTGAAGGGCCCCCTCGACCTCGCGCTCACCTTCGCCTGCGGGCAGGCGTTCCGCTGGCGCCTGGAGGACGGGACGTGGTCCGGCGTCGTCGCGGGCGCCGAGGCTCGCATTACATGGGAAGAGCCCGGCTCGGCGCTCCGGATCGACACGCGCGGCGCCGATCCCGGCGCGGCGGCGTGGGTGCGCTATCTCCGGCTCGACGAAGATCCCCGCGTCCACCTCGAGGGTGCCGAGCCGCTCCGCGCCCTGCCCGGATTCGAGCCGCTCCTCGGCCTCCGGCTCCTTCGCCAGGAGCCGTGGGAGGCGCTGGCCTCCTTCATCGGCTCCGCGGCCGCCAACATCCCGAAGATCACGGCCGGCGTCGAGGGGCTGGCCGCGCGCTTCGGCCCGCCGATCGCGGGCAGCGACAGGCGCGCCTTTCCGCCCGCCGCCGCCATCGCGCGCCGCCGCGAGCGCGACCTTCGCGCCGTCGGGCTCGGCTTCCGCGCCCCCTACCTCCTCCAGACGGCGCGGCGTCTGGACAGTGCGCCGCTCGACTGGGACGCGCTCCGCGAAGGGCCGATCGAGGAGGCGCGCGCGCGGCTGATCGAGCTGCCCGGAGTCGGCGCCAAGATCGCCGACTGCGTGCTCCTCTTCGGCCTCGGGAGGCTGGACGCGTATCCGGTCGACCGCTGGATCCGGCGTGCGACGCTGGAGCTGGCGGGCCGGACCCGCGCGAACGACCGCGAGCTGGAGGCGTGGGCGCGGCGGCTGGGCCCGGGCCGGGGCTACCTGCAGCAGATCCTCTTCCACCTGCGGCGGACCGGAGGGCCGTTTCCGCCGCTCGATCCGTGA